In Arachis hypogaea cultivar Tifrunner chromosome 2, arahy.Tifrunner.gnm2.J5K5, whole genome shotgun sequence, a genomic segment contains:
- the LOC112733652 gene encoding mediator of RNA polymerase II transcription subunit 19a — MDSEVKRFGGGPRELTGAVDLISYFKLQPHYDYFCKRPLPVSVADTHYLHNIVGDTEVRKGDGMQLDQLIQNTSNFRETNARLQPFNLDILKEAFQLRETTPVDLPTAEKGIPTIPGKSKSEHKDKEKKHKKHKDRDRDKDKDKEHKKHKHRHKDKDRSKDKEKDKDKKKDKSGHRDSSADHSKKHHEKKRKHDGDDDVNDVHKHKKSKHKSSKIDELGAIKVAG, encoded by the exons ATGGATTCTGAAGTCAAAAGGTTTGGAGGAG GACCGAGGGAGTTGACAGGAGCTGTAGATCTTATTAGTTATTTCAAACTACAACCCCACTATGACTATTTCTGCAAGCGGCCCCTTCCCGTGTCAGTTGCAGACACACACTATCTTCACAACATTGTGGGAGACACAGAAGTAAGAAAAGGAGATGGGATGCAATTAGATCAACTTATTCAGAACACTTCTAACTTCAGAGAGACAAATGCTCGGTTACAGCCTTTCAACCTAGATATTCTCAAAGAAGCTTTTCAACTAAGGGAAACAACTCCTGTTGATCTTCCCACA GCGGAGAAAGGGATTCCAACTATCCCAGGGAAGTCGAAAAGCGAGCACAAAGACAAAGAGAAGAAGCATAAAAAACACAAAGACAGGGATAGGGATAAGGACAAGGATAAGGAGCATAAGAAGCACAAACATCGTCACAAAGATAAAGACCGAAGCAAAGACAAGGAGAAGGACAAGgacaaaaagaaagataaaagtgGGCATCGTGATTCAAGTGCTGACCATTCAAAGAAACACCATGAAAAG AAAAGGAAGCATGATGGAGATGATGATGTTAATGATGTTCACAAACACAAAAAAAGCAAG CATAAGAGCTCAAAAATCGATGAATTGGGGGCGATAAAAGTCGCAGGCTAA
- the LOC140172928 gene encoding replication protein A 70 kDa DNA-binding subunit B-like isoform X1 yields the protein MGERCDFLEEISTKRADWIIKVYVVRMWYGPPRPNSSEAGALEIALHDLKGSRIHCTIPKSVVRLFRPILSEGQLYSISSFIVQKNNMWMKCSSLQYRITLLQRSMVVHIPQPLFTFQPFTFRSIASILQEERLDQNFLFDVLAEVIGKEDPKDLVTKQGQESKRLGLLVEDLEKNSISCTLFGSLVDLIQPYLDGDKTEPLIVAFQLFRAKEWNGKISIQSSFDTSNIHINPNIKEAELFKKSLVDSTQGDSCFSSQRISHMSSSSYRSAIDELRKGICKVETIDSVLNASDVGFKWILCTIVDFDVGRNDWFFIACKYCHKKCKKIEERFECDHCRKKAVQVDLRYKLQAYVSDATGSMCVVLWDTEASQIVGLSATKVRETYSQDDSDDSYPEVLKTALDMKLLLRINVKSSNLSGNENVYNVTKACLDEHLIHKYSQSVNEQSTKGLDNVTSLDCTTDVVYLGDDESVQGGQESVNESKTVTSSKGRAKRIDAGIIGVVAKDLESIPVGQLSSTKKPRLSIKKEKTL from the exons ATGGGTGAAAGGTGTGACTTTCTTGAAGAAATCTCCACAAAAAGAGCAGATTGGATCATTAAGGTTTATGTTGTAAGGATGTGGTATGGTCCTCCACGCCCAAATAGTAGTGAAGCTGGTGCTTTAGAGATTGCATTGCACGACTTGAAG GGCAGCAGGATACACTGCACGATTCCAAAATCAGTGGTGCGACTGTTCCGGCCCATTCTGTCGGAGGGGCAGCTATATAGTATTTCTTCTTTTATAGTCCAAAAGAACAATATGTGGATGAAGTGCAGCTCGCTTCAGTATAGGATCACCTTATTACAAAGAAGCATGGTTGTTCATATCCCTCAACCGCTCTTTAcgtttcagccatttacatttaggAGTATTGCGTCTATCCTGCAAGAAGAAAGGCTTGATCAGAATTTTCTTTTTG ATGTGCTAGCAGAGGTTATAGGGAAGGAGGACCCAAAGGATTTGGTTACCAAGCAAGGGCAGGAAAGCAAGCGGTTAGGGCTGTTAGTGGAGGACCTTGA GAAGAATTCTATCAGTTGTACCCTATTTGGTTCACTGGTAGATTTGATCCAACCCTATTTAGATGGTGATAAGACTGAACCTCTCATAGTTGCATTCCAACTATTTAGAGCAAAGGAATGGAATG GGAAGATTAGTATTCAGAGTAGTTTTGACACATCTAACATCCACATAAATCCCAATATTAAAGAGGCCGAACTATTTAAAAAGAG TTTGGTGGACAGCACTCAAGGTGATAGTTGTTTTTCATCCCAGAGGATAAGTCATATGTCATCCAGTTCATATCGATCTGCTATTGATGAGCTCAGAAAAGGGATCTGCAAAGTTGAAACAATAGACAGTGTGTTGAATGCAAGTGAT gttGGGTTTAAATGGATACTATGTACGATTGTTGACTTTGATGTCgggaggaatgattggttcttcATAGCTTGCAAGTATTGTCATAAAAAATGCAAAAAGATAGAGGAGAGATTTGAATGTGACCATTGCCGCAAGAAGGCCGTTCAGGTAGACTTGCGGTATAAGCTTCAAGCTTATGTTTCCGATGCAACTGGAAGTATGTGTGTAGTGTTGTGGGATACCGAAGCAAGCCAAATTGTAGGGTTGAGTGCAACCAAAGTCAGAGAAACCTACAGTCAG GATGATTCTGATGATTCTTACCCGGAGGTGTTGAAGACGGCCTTGGACATGAAGTTGCTATTAAGGATTAATGTGAAAAGTAGTAATTTGAGTGGTAATGAAAATGTCTATAATGTCACAAAAGCTTGCCTTGATGAGCACCTTATCCATAAATACAGCCAGTCTGTAAATGAACAATCTACGAAG GGGTTGGATAATGTTACTAGCTTGGATTGTACTACTGATGTTGTTTATCTTGGTGATGATGAATCTGTCCAAGGTGGACAA GAATCTGTCAATGAGTCTAAGACAGTTACCAGCAGCAAGGGAAGAGCTAAAAGGATTGATGCAGGAATTATAGGAGTAGTTGCGAAAGACTTGGAAAGTATACCCGTAGGGCAGTTGTCAAGTACTAAGAAGCCAAGGTTGAGTATTAAGAAAGAAAAGACTCTCTAG
- the LOC140172928 gene encoding replication protein A 70 kDa DNA-binding subunit B-like isoform X2 produces MGERCDFLEEISTKRADWIIKVYVVRMWYGPPRPNSSEAGALEIALHDLKGSRIHCTIPKSVVRLFRPILSEGQLYSISSFIVQKNNMWMKCSSLQYRITLLQRSMVVHIPQPLFTFQPFTFRSIASILQEERLDQNFLFDVLAEVIGKEDPKDLVTKQGQESKRLGLLVEDLDLVDSTQGDSCFSSQRISHMSSSSYRSAIDELRKGICKVETIDSVLNASDVGFKWILCTIVDFDVGRNDWFFIACKYCHKKCKKIEERFECDHCRKKAVQVDLRYKLQAYVSDATGSMCVVLWDTEASQIVGLSATKVRETYSQDDSDDSYPEVLKTALDMKLLLRINVKSSNLSGNENVYNVTKACLDEHLIHKYSQSVNEQSTKGLDNVTSLDCTTDVVYLGDDESVQGGQESVNESKTVTSSKGRAKRIDAGIIGVVAKDLESIPVGQLSSTKKPRLSIKKEKTL; encoded by the exons ATGGGTGAAAGGTGTGACTTTCTTGAAGAAATCTCCACAAAAAGAGCAGATTGGATCATTAAGGTTTATGTTGTAAGGATGTGGTATGGTCCTCCACGCCCAAATAGTAGTGAAGCTGGTGCTTTAGAGATTGCATTGCACGACTTGAAG GGCAGCAGGATACACTGCACGATTCCAAAATCAGTGGTGCGACTGTTCCGGCCCATTCTGTCGGAGGGGCAGCTATATAGTATTTCTTCTTTTATAGTCCAAAAGAACAATATGTGGATGAAGTGCAGCTCGCTTCAGTATAGGATCACCTTATTACAAAGAAGCATGGTTGTTCATATCCCTCAACCGCTCTTTAcgtttcagccatttacatttaggAGTATTGCGTCTATCCTGCAAGAAGAAAGGCTTGATCAGAATTTTCTTTTTG ATGTGCTAGCAGAGGTTATAGGGAAGGAGGACCCAAAGGATTTGGTTACCAAGCAAGGGCAGGAAAGCAAGCGGTTAGGGCTGTTAGTGGAGGACCTTGA TTTGGTGGACAGCACTCAAGGTGATAGTTGTTTTTCATCCCAGAGGATAAGTCATATGTCATCCAGTTCATATCGATCTGCTATTGATGAGCTCAGAAAAGGGATCTGCAAAGTTGAAACAATAGACAGTGTGTTGAATGCAAGTGAT gttGGGTTTAAATGGATACTATGTACGATTGTTGACTTTGATGTCgggaggaatgattggttcttcATAGCTTGCAAGTATTGTCATAAAAAATGCAAAAAGATAGAGGAGAGATTTGAATGTGACCATTGCCGCAAGAAGGCCGTTCAGGTAGACTTGCGGTATAAGCTTCAAGCTTATGTTTCCGATGCAACTGGAAGTATGTGTGTAGTGTTGTGGGATACCGAAGCAAGCCAAATTGTAGGGTTGAGTGCAACCAAAGTCAGAGAAACCTACAGTCAG GATGATTCTGATGATTCTTACCCGGAGGTGTTGAAGACGGCCTTGGACATGAAGTTGCTATTAAGGATTAATGTGAAAAGTAGTAATTTGAGTGGTAATGAAAATGTCTATAATGTCACAAAAGCTTGCCTTGATGAGCACCTTATCCATAAATACAGCCAGTCTGTAAATGAACAATCTACGAAG GGGTTGGATAATGTTACTAGCTTGGATTGTACTACTGATGTTGTTTATCTTGGTGATGATGAATCTGTCCAAGGTGGACAA GAATCTGTCAATGAGTCTAAGACAGTTACCAGCAGCAAGGGAAGAGCTAAAAGGATTGATGCAGGAATTATAGGAGTAGTTGCGAAAGACTTGGAAAGTATACCCGTAGGGCAGTTGTCAAGTACTAAGAAGCCAAGGTTGAGTATTAAGAAAGAAAAGACTCTCTAG